The following proteins come from a genomic window of Hymenobacter canadensis:
- a CDS encoding porin family protein — MKRILVALALTFGAVAAQAQDSRIGVKISGGIAKFRGDDVTNQSNTLSAGGGLVYNIKLTEMLSVQPELLYTVKGSRFNSDAFDSKTTLHYVELPVMLRATFSNVFVEAGPQVGYLVAAKLEVTPNNGGEASEDKSRNNFTNADWGFAAGIGYQLENGLSLTGRYSGSLNPVLPNVASTKIKAYNSAFLVQLGFLLPQGN, encoded by the coding sequence ATGAAAAGAATTCTAGTAGCTCTGGCTCTTACCTTCGGTGCAGTAGCCGCCCAGGCGCAGGACAGCCGTATTGGTGTCAAGATTTCCGGTGGTATTGCCAAATTCCGGGGGGATGACGTGACCAACCAGTCGAATACGCTTAGTGCCGGAGGTGGCTTGGTGTACAACATCAAGCTGACTGAGATGCTTTCGGTGCAGCCCGAGCTTCTGTACACAGTGAAAGGCAGCCGATTCAATTCAGATGCGTTTGACAGCAAGACGACGCTGCACTACGTAGAACTGCCCGTTATGCTGCGCGCCACCTTCTCCAACGTATTTGTGGAAGCCGGCCCCCAGGTAGGCTATCTGGTCGCAGCCAAGCTGGAAGTGACTCCCAACAACGGCGGCGAGGCATCCGAAGACAAATCGCGCAATAACTTCACGAATGCTGATTGGGGCTTCGCGGCTGGCATCGGCTATCAGCTGGAAAACGGGCTGAGCCTGACGGGCCGCTACAGCGGTAGCCTGAACCCTGTGCTGCCAAACGTGGCCAGCACCAAAATCAAAGCCTACAACTCCGCGTTCCTTGTTCAGTTGGGCTTCCTGCTGCCACAAGGTAACTAG
- the cysK gene encoding cysteine synthase A: MKANTILDTIGRTPLLRLNKLFAQRPDVEVWVKLERANPGGSIKDRIALSMIEQAEQDGILTSDSLIVEPTSGNTGVGLAMVAAVKGYKITLVMPESMSIERRRLMAAYGANLELTPREKGMKGAIEKAHELVRDTPGAWMPMQFDNPANIRVHVETTAQEILEDAPEGFDYYITGVGTGGHLTGVAEVLKPKFPNMKTFAVEPEASPVISGGAPGPHPIQGIGAGFIPENLHTDILDGTIQISQQEAFDMARRAAREEGILVGVSSGASLAAVAKKLDEIPQGGRVLTFCYDTGERYLSVEGLFV, translated from the coding sequence ATGAAAGCCAACACCATCCTCGATACCATCGGGCGCACGCCGCTGCTGCGCCTCAACAAGCTGTTCGCTCAACGCCCCGACGTGGAAGTGTGGGTGAAGCTGGAACGCGCCAACCCCGGCGGCAGCATCAAAGATCGTATTGCCCTGAGCATGATTGAGCAGGCTGAGCAGGACGGCATCCTCACTTCCGACTCGCTGATTGTGGAGCCTACGTCCGGCAACACCGGCGTGGGGCTGGCCATGGTGGCCGCCGTGAAAGGCTACAAAATCACGCTGGTGATGCCCGAGTCGATGTCGATTGAGCGGCGGCGCCTGATGGCCGCCTACGGCGCCAACCTGGAACTGACGCCGCGCGAGAAAGGCATGAAAGGCGCCATCGAGAAGGCCCACGAGTTGGTGCGCGACACGCCCGGCGCCTGGATGCCCATGCAGTTCGATAACCCGGCCAATATCCGCGTGCACGTGGAAACCACGGCCCAGGAAATTCTGGAAGATGCCCCCGAAGGATTCGACTACTACATCACCGGCGTGGGCACCGGCGGCCACCTCACCGGCGTGGCTGAGGTACTCAAGCCCAAGTTTCCGAACATGAAGACCTTTGCCGTGGAGCCCGAAGCCTCGCCCGTTATCAGCGGCGGCGCGCCGGGCCCCCACCCTATCCAAGGCATCGGCGCGGGCTTCATCCCCGAAAACCTGCACACCGACATTCTGGACGGCACTATCCAGATTTCGCAGCAGGAAGCCTTCGACATGGCCCGCCGCGCCGCCCGCGAGGAAGGTATCCTGGTCGGCGTATCGTCGGGCGCTTCGCTGGCCGCCGTGGCCAAAAAGCTCGACGAGATACCGCAGGGTGGCCGCGTCCTCACCTTCTGCTACGATACCGGCGAGCGGTATCTGTCGGTGGAAGGTTTGTTCGTGTAG
- a CDS encoding serine O-acetyltransferase, producing MSFSSDSPFVRTLARAHQQVAAALPGAAFCQLTEQLLQVLFPERTPQPLRHPDAVAATLTQLQHDLAALLSHVTLPDAPAAVAAACMARLPALRDLLLRDAAAILAADPAAQGLDEVISTYPGFYAIALHRMAHALYQLQVPRVPRLISEYAHQRTGIDIHPGARIGSSFCIDHGTGIVIGETAVIGAHVKIFQGVTLGALSVTKALQGIKRHPTIEDHSVIYAGATILGGSTVVGSHSIIGGNVWLTESVPSHSRVYHRAQLHVTRTEDPTADLMFSI from the coding sequence ATGTCGTTTTCTTCTGACTCTCCTTTTGTGCGGACGCTGGCCCGGGCGCACCAGCAGGTAGCGGCGGCACTGCCGGGCGCGGCTTTCTGCCAGCTCACCGAGCAGCTGCTGCAGGTGCTGTTCCCGGAACGTACCCCGCAGCCCCTGCGCCACCCCGATGCCGTAGCTGCCACGCTCACGCAGCTGCAGCACGATCTGGCGGCCCTGCTGTCCCACGTAACCCTGCCCGATGCGCCGGCTGCCGTAGCGGCCGCCTGCATGGCCCGCCTGCCCGCCCTGCGCGACCTGCTGCTGCGCGATGCCGCTGCCATTCTAGCCGCCGACCCTGCCGCCCAAGGCCTCGACGAGGTTATCAGCACCTACCCCGGGTTCTATGCCATTGCCCTGCACCGCATGGCCCACGCGCTGTACCAACTGCAGGTGCCCCGCGTGCCGCGCCTGATCAGCGAGTACGCCCACCAGCGCACCGGCATCGACATTCACCCAGGGGCCCGCATCGGCTCCTCGTTCTGCATCGACCACGGCACGGGCATCGTTATCGGCGAAACGGCCGTTATCGGGGCGCACGTCAAGATATTTCAGGGCGTGACGCTGGGGGCGCTAAGCGTCACGAAGGCACTGCAGGGCATCAAGCGCCACCCCACCATCGAAGACCACTCGGTTATTTATGCCGGCGCCACTATTTTGGGCGGCAGCACCGTCGTTGGCAGCCACAGCATCATCGGCGGCAATGTGTGGCTCACGGAGAGCGTTCCGTCGCATTCGCGCGTATATCACCGGGCCCAGTTGCACGTCACGCGCACCGAAGACCCCACCGCCGACCTCATGTTTTCTATCTAG
- a CDS encoding cupin domain-containing protein, translated as MADTSITKVDSAHSPKGPEGEKYLASGAQVSMRLWENEEPGDAKEPTTRPYETVGYVLKGRAELHLEGQVVILEPGNSWVVGNGASHTYKILETFSAVEATAPPAQVHGRDK; from the coding sequence ATGGCTGATACATCCATCACCAAAGTAGACTCCGCGCATTCGCCTAAAGGCCCTGAGGGCGAAAAGTACCTGGCTTCCGGCGCGCAGGTTTCCATGCGCCTCTGGGAAAACGAAGAGCCCGGCGACGCCAAGGAACCCACTACCCGTCCTTACGAAACGGTCGGCTACGTGCTGAAAGGCCGCGCCGAGCTGCACCTGGAAGGTCAGGTAGTAATCCTGGAGCCGGGTAACTCCTGGGTGGTAGGCAACGGTGCTTCGCACACCTACAAGATTCTGGAAACCTTCTCGGCCGTGGAAGCCACCGCACCACCCGCTCAGGTGCACGGCCGCGACAAGTAA
- a CDS encoding peptidylprolyl isomerase yields the protein MTQLLPPYAGLRLLGAACLFSACAPAVPRQITTATAPPNQFADATLRLIGTAQDERNTPTLLPYLTNPAARYRAAAALALASVQDKQATAPLLPLLQDPDAATRRAAAYALGQTGDSTAAEPLALQIPAAGSAAQRRYLYEALGRCVTRSSLRLLWRNAAPADTSFSTGLAWGLMRAGLRGLTSEAAVARVVALLQPRQPLAARQGAAFALARTPRLDLTPYQTALTAAVADPDPVVRAATASALGKVKSPTIAPTLIGLVRQDTDYRVRVSALRAMNATMYAPVKETAWDALTQPNSQVAVTAAEFFLAHASGEPGGQFLEKAARITDWRVRATLLAVALKLGGTEQGAIRTAIEQRFAAATDPYEKGYLLKALAEDPAAYAFVEQATFATGQPLVVGSYGMEALVAMRRLPAFPEAQHGAFALTLRRALRGGDVTIMGTAAEALRDPQLNLRRLLPDAGFVVEARDKLLLPRDLEAWQSLQQTIDYLQNRPATPVPVAKAAAHPIDWALVQRIPARQRVLVRTSQGDITLQLHIEDAPGSVASFVQLVEQGFYDGKTFHRVVPNFVAQGGCPRGDGSGSTDYNLRSEFGDLRYGEGAVGLASAGKDTESCQWFITHGPTPHLDGRYTIFAQVMQGLDVVPKLAIGDKILKVELVR from the coding sequence ATGACCCAACTTCTCCCTCCGTACGCCGGCCTGCGCCTGCTTGGTGCTGCTTGCCTGTTCAGCGCCTGTGCGCCGGCCGTACCCCGCCAGATCACAACTGCCACCGCACCACCCAACCAGTTTGCCGACGCCACACTTCGCCTGATCGGCACTGCCCAGGACGAGCGCAATACCCCTACCCTCCTGCCCTACCTCACCAATCCCGCCGCCCGCTACCGGGCGGCAGCCGCTCTGGCGCTGGCTTCGGTGCAGGACAAGCAGGCCACGGCTCCGCTGCTTCCCCTGCTCCAGGACCCGGACGCGGCCACCCGGCGGGCGGCCGCCTACGCCCTGGGCCAGACCGGTGACAGCACAGCCGCCGAGCCCTTGGCGCTGCAAATTCCGGCAGCCGGCAGCGCAGCACAGCGGCGATACCTGTATGAAGCGCTGGGCCGCTGCGTCACGCGCAGCTCTTTGCGGCTGCTATGGCGCAATGCGGCCCCGGCTGATACCAGCTTTTCCACCGGCCTGGCCTGGGGGCTAATGCGGGCAGGGCTGCGCGGGCTGACGTCGGAAGCGGCGGTAGCGCGGGTGGTGGCGCTGCTGCAGCCGCGGCAGCCGCTGGCGGCGCGGCAGGGCGCGGCCTTTGCACTGGCCCGCACGCCCCGCCTCGACCTCACACCCTACCAGACGGCCCTCACAGCCGCCGTGGCTGACCCGGATCCGGTGGTGCGGGCGGCCACCGCCAGCGCTCTGGGCAAAGTAAAAAGCCCCACTATTGCGCCCACGCTTATCGGGCTGGTGCGGCAGGATACCGACTACCGGGTGCGGGTGAGTGCGCTGCGGGCCATGAATGCCACGATGTACGCGCCGGTGAAGGAAACCGCCTGGGATGCCCTTACGCAGCCCAACAGCCAAGTAGCCGTGACGGCTGCCGAGTTTTTCCTGGCCCACGCCAGCGGCGAGCCGGGCGGGCAATTCCTGGAAAAAGCCGCCCGCATCACCGACTGGCGGGTGCGGGCTACTCTGCTGGCAGTAGCCCTGAAGCTGGGCGGGACCGAGCAGGGTGCTATCCGCACGGCCATTGAACAGCGGTTTGCGGCCGCTACCGACCCGTATGAGAAAGGCTATCTGCTGAAAGCGCTGGCCGAAGATCCGGCCGCCTACGCTTTTGTGGAGCAGGCGACATTTGCGACGGGCCAGCCGCTGGTGGTGGGCTCCTACGGCATGGAGGCCTTGGTAGCCATGCGTCGCCTGCCGGCTTTCCCCGAGGCGCAGCACGGCGCGTTTGCCCTCACACTGCGCCGGGCGCTGCGCGGCGGCGACGTCACGATTATGGGCACGGCCGCCGAGGCCCTGCGCGACCCGCAGCTTAACCTGCGCCGCCTGCTGCCCGACGCCGGTTTTGTGGTGGAAGCCCGCGACAAACTGCTATTGCCCCGCGACCTGGAAGCCTGGCAGTCGTTGCAGCAAACCATCGACTATCTGCAGAACCGGCCGGCTACGCCCGTGCCAGTAGCCAAGGCTGCTGCGCATCCCATCGACTGGGCCTTGGTACAGCGGATTCCGGCGCGGCAGCGGGTGCTGGTGCGCACCAGCCAGGGCGACATCACGCTGCAATTACACATAGAAGACGCGCCGGGCTCGGTGGCCAGCTTCGTGCAGCTGGTGGAACAGGGATTTTATGATGGTAAGACCTTCCACCGGGTGGTGCCCAACTTTGTGGCACAGGGCGGCTGCCCCCGCGGCGACGGCTCGGGCAGCACCGACTACAACCTGCGCTCCGAGTTCGGCGACCTACGCTACGGCGAAGGCGCCGTGGGGCTGGCCTCGGCCGGCAAAGACACCGAAAGCTGCCAGTGGTTTATCACCCACGGCCCCACGCCCCACCTCGATGGCCGCTACACCATTTTCGCGCAGGTAATGCAAGGCCTGGATGTGGTGCCTAAACTAGCCATCGGCGACAAAATCCTGAAAGTAGAGCTGGTGCGCTGA
- a CDS encoding acyl-CoA-binding protein, with protein sequence MNLQENMTLLKQFEAAVARVDTLPADKAAAHMTDLYGLYKQATEGDHDTEKDVVGDDTPSNPSGPEGMSQAQWDSWSKFKGVSEEDARRQYVQKVEEIAGPVGEKATIITGSGQPATGSQMNSSSPAAEAQQQAGVSQGGLRGDLSGGAPYGGEDQLKDQQ encoded by the coding sequence ATGAATCTGCAAGAAAATATGACCCTCCTGAAGCAGTTTGAAGCCGCCGTAGCGCGCGTAGACACCCTGCCGGCTGACAAAGCGGCCGCCCACATGACGGACCTTTACGGCTTGTATAAGCAAGCTACTGAAGGCGACCATGACACTGAGAAAGACGTGGTAGGCGATGATACCCCCTCCAACCCCAGCGGCCCGGAAGGTATGTCGCAGGCCCAATGGGATTCGTGGAGCAAGTTCAAAGGCGTAAGTGAAGAGGATGCCCGCCGCCAGTACGTTCAGAAAGTAGAAGAAATAGCCGGCCCGGTAGGCGAAAAAGCCACCATCATCACCGGCAGCGGCCAGCCTGCTACCGGTTCACAGATGAACAGCAGCAGCCCCGCCGCCGAAGCGCAGCAGCAGGCCGGCGTATCGCAGGGCGGCCTGCGCGGCGACCTGTCGGGCGGTGCGCCCTACGGCGGCGAAGACCAGCTGAAAGACCAGCAGTAG
- the asnB gene encoding asparagine synthase (glutamine-hydrolyzing), translating into MCGITGLFAFTDTGRSALAALPASTDAIVSRGPDSQGHFVYDRCGLGFRRLAILDLSADGNQPMTDESGRYTIVFNGEIFNFRELRQRLIKKGYHFHSQTDTEVILRLYITEGRGFLKKLNGFFGLAIYDKEEDSLFIARDRMGEKPVLIYRDEDKLFFASEMKSLLALGIPRKMDYVALSQYLQLNYIPGPATIFKGVKKLLPGHYLFIKGKKVVRKRWYKIPYDAKRVEKNKTTYEQQKTKLVELMDDATARRLVADVPIGAFLSGGIDSSVVVALATRHTDHLNTFSIGFADEPFFDETKYAKLVAEKYKTNHTVFSLTNQDLYDHIFDVLDYIDEPFADSSALAVYILSKRTREKATVALSGDGADELFAGYNKHMGEFQVRQGGFKAEAVTGLNLLWDILPKSRNTFFGNRVRQFQRFSRGMLSGPKDRYYDWASFTSEKDSRNLLSAASRRKVGKKLAEKRRKDILEGIHADGDLNEVLLTDTTLVLPYDMLAKVDMMSMANSLEVRPPFLDPNVVRFAFSLPVESKIDAKMKKRIVQDAFRPLLPEELYKRPKHGFEVPLLKWFRGELRPLIEDDLLSDAFIEAQGVFDVDAIRALKIQLFSRSPGDVHARIWALIVFQHWYKRYMMAQ; encoded by the coding sequence ATGTGTGGAATTACCGGACTATTTGCCTTCACCGACACGGGCCGCAGCGCGCTGGCCGCCCTGCCGGCCTCTACCGACGCCATTGTCAGCCGCGGCCCCGACTCGCAGGGACACTTTGTGTACGACCGTTGCGGCCTGGGTTTCCGGCGCCTGGCCATCCTCGACCTCTCGGCCGACGGCAACCAGCCCATGACCGATGAGTCGGGGCGCTACACCATCGTCTTCAACGGGGAAATATTCAACTTCCGCGAGTTGCGCCAGCGCCTGATCAAGAAGGGCTACCACTTCCATTCCCAGACCGATACGGAAGTCATTCTCCGGCTCTACATCACCGAAGGCCGTGGCTTTCTGAAGAAGCTGAACGGCTTTTTCGGCTTGGCCATCTACGATAAGGAAGAGGACTCGCTCTTCATTGCCCGCGACCGGATGGGGGAGAAGCCCGTGCTGATCTACCGCGACGAGGACAAGTTGTTCTTTGCTTCGGAAATGAAGTCGCTGCTGGCGCTGGGCATCCCGCGCAAGATGGACTACGTGGCGCTGAGCCAGTACCTGCAGCTGAACTACATCCCCGGGCCCGCCACCATTTTCAAGGGCGTCAAGAAGCTGCTGCCCGGCCACTACCTGTTCATCAAGGGCAAGAAAGTGGTGCGCAAGCGCTGGTACAAGATTCCGTACGACGCCAAGCGCGTTGAGAAGAACAAGACCACCTACGAGCAGCAGAAAACCAAGCTGGTGGAGCTGATGGACGACGCCACCGCGCGCCGCCTCGTAGCCGACGTGCCGATTGGCGCCTTCCTGAGCGGCGGTATTGATTCGAGCGTAGTCGTGGCCCTGGCCACGCGCCATACCGACCACCTGAATACGTTCAGCATTGGCTTTGCCGATGAGCCGTTCTTCGACGAAACCAAGTACGCCAAGCTGGTAGCCGAGAAGTACAAGACCAACCACACGGTCTTCTCGCTCACCAACCAGGACCTCTACGACCATATTTTCGATGTGCTGGACTACATCGACGAGCCCTTTGCCGACTCCTCGGCGCTGGCCGTGTACATCCTCAGCAAGCGCACCCGCGAAAAGGCTACCGTAGCTTTGAGCGGCGACGGTGCCGACGAGCTGTTTGCCGGCTACAACAAGCACATGGGCGAGTTCCAGGTGCGGCAGGGCGGCTTCAAGGCCGAAGCCGTAACGGGCCTCAACCTGCTCTGGGACATTCTGCCCAAGTCGCGCAATACGTTTTTCGGCAACCGGGTGCGGCAGTTTCAGCGCTTCTCGCGCGGCATGCTCAGCGGCCCCAAAGACCGGTATTACGATTGGGCCTCATTCACGTCGGAAAAGGACTCCCGCAACCTGCTCAGTGCCGCCTCGCGCCGCAAGGTGGGCAAGAAACTGGCTGAGAAGCGCCGTAAGGATATCCTCGAGGGCATCCACGCCGACGGCGACCTGAACGAGGTGCTGCTCACCGACACCACGCTGGTACTGCCCTACGACATGCTGGCCAAGGTGGACATGATGAGCATGGCCAACTCCCTGGAGGTGCGCCCGCCCTTCCTCGACCCCAACGTGGTTCGCTTTGCCTTCTCGCTGCCCGTCGAAAGCAAAATCGACGCGAAGATGAAGAAGCGCATCGTGCAGGATGCCTTCCGCCCACTGTTGCCTGAAGAGCTGTACAAGCGCCCCAAGCACGGTTTCGAGGTGCCACTGCTCAAGTGGTTCCGCGGCGAGCTACGCCCACTCATCGAGGATGACCTACTCTCCGATGCCTTCATCGAAGCCCAAGGTGTGTTCGACGTAGATGCCATCCGCGCCCTCAAAATCCAGCTGTTCTCCCGCAGCCCCGGTGACGTACACGCCCGTATCTGGGCTCTCATCGTGTTTCAGCACTGGTACAAGCGCTACATGATGGCTCAGTAG
- a CDS encoding UDP-glucose dehydrogenase family protein encodes MKIAVVGTGYVGLVTGTCFAEVGIEVTCIDIDQKKIDNLKKGILPIYEPGLEEMVSRNVAAGRLQFTTSLAEGIKNADVAFIAVGTPPGEDGSADLKYVLAVARGIGEHMTDYGVIVTKSTVPVGTAAKVRAELEQALAKRGASIDFDVASNPEFLKEGAAIDDFLKPDRIVVGVSSERAQEVMSKLYKPFLLNGHPIIFMDIPSAEMTKYAANSMLATKISFMNDIANLCEIMGADVNMVRKGIGSDARIGTKFIYPGIGYGGSCFPKDVKALIKTAQENGYQMQVLQAVESVNEAQKEVLFDKVKKHFGGDLKGKKLGIWGLSFKPKTDDMREAPSLVIIEKLLAEGCTVSAYDPVSMPEAKHTLGDTITYAKDQFEALVDADALLVVTEWPEFRSPSFEVVGKLLKQKVIFDGRNIYDPKEMQEAGFAYHCIGIRTAHHEPTV; translated from the coding sequence ATGAAAATAGCTGTAGTAGGCACCGGATACGTCGGTCTGGTTACTGGCACTTGCTTCGCCGAAGTCGGCATTGAAGTAACCTGCATTGATATTGACCAGAAAAAGATTGATAACCTGAAGAAGGGTATTCTGCCCATCTATGAACCCGGCCTGGAAGAAATGGTGAGCCGCAATGTGGCCGCCGGCCGCCTTCAGTTCACCACTAGCCTAGCTGAAGGCATCAAGAATGCGGATGTAGCCTTTATTGCTGTAGGTACCCCTCCCGGCGAAGATGGCTCTGCCGATTTGAAATACGTGCTGGCCGTTGCGCGCGGCATTGGCGAGCACATGACCGACTACGGCGTTATCGTCACCAAGAGCACGGTGCCAGTTGGCACGGCTGCCAAAGTGCGTGCAGAGCTGGAGCAGGCACTGGCCAAGCGTGGCGCATCTATCGATTTTGACGTTGCGTCCAATCCGGAGTTCCTCAAGGAAGGCGCTGCCATCGACGACTTCCTCAAGCCTGACCGCATTGTGGTGGGCGTATCGTCGGAGCGGGCCCAGGAGGTGATGAGCAAGCTTTACAAGCCCTTCCTGCTCAACGGCCACCCCATCATCTTCATGGACATTCCGTCGGCGGAGATGACGAAATACGCTGCCAACTCCATGCTGGCGACCAAAATTTCGTTCATGAACGACATTGCCAACCTGTGCGAAATCATGGGCGCCGATGTGAACATGGTGCGCAAGGGTATCGGCTCTGATGCCCGGATCGGCACGAAGTTCATTTATCCCGGCATCGGCTACGGCGGCTCGTGCTTCCCCAAAGACGTGAAGGCGCTAATCAAGACGGCTCAGGAAAACGGCTACCAGATGCAGGTGCTGCAGGCTGTGGAAAGCGTGAACGAGGCCCAGAAGGAAGTGCTGTTCGACAAAGTGAAGAAGCACTTCGGCGGCGACCTGAAAGGCAAGAAGCTCGGTATCTGGGGCCTGTCGTTCAAGCCCAAGACCGATGACATGCGGGAAGCGCCGTCGCTGGTGATTATCGAGAAGCTGCTGGCTGAAGGCTGCACTGTGTCGGCCTACGACCCGGTGTCCATGCCCGAAGCCAAGCACACGCTCGGTGACACCATCACGTACGCCAAGGATCAGTTTGAAGCATTGGTAGACGCCGACGCGCTGCTGGTGGTGACCGAGTGGCCGGAGTTCCGCTCGCCCAGCTTCGAAGTAGTGGGTAAGCTGCTCAAGCAGAAGGTTATCTTCGACGGCCGTAATATTTACGACCCCAAGGAGATGCAGGAGGCGGGCTTTGCCTACCATTGCATCGGTATTCGTACGGCCCACCACGAGCCGACTGTTTAG
- a CDS encoding UDP-glucuronic acid decarboxylase family protein, which translates to MSDKKRVLITGGAGFLGSHLCERFLAEGYHVIAMDNLITGDLGNIEHLFGREDFEFHHADVSKFVFVPGKLDYILHFASPASPIDYLKIPIQTLKVGSLGTHNLLGLARVKGARMLIASTSEVYGDPEVHPQVEEYFGNVNPVGPRGCYDEAKRFQEAITMAYHNHHGLETRIVRIFNTYGPRMRLNDGRVLPAFLSQALRGENLTVFGDGSQTRSFCYVDDLVDGIYRLLLSDYALPVNIGNPDEITIKEFGEEIAKLMNVEFKPTYQELPQNDPMKRKPDISKAREILGWEPKIDRAEGLRRTLEYFKEHISEVTAGSIDNTPRTF; encoded by the coding sequence ATGTCTGATAAAAAGCGCGTACTTATTACCGGCGGGGCCGGCTTCTTAGGCTCTCACCTGTGTGAGCGGTTTCTGGCTGAAGGCTACCATGTTATTGCCATGGATAACCTCATCACCGGGGATTTAGGCAATATCGAGCATCTGTTCGGCCGCGAGGACTTCGAGTTCCATCACGCCGATGTGTCGAAGTTCGTATTCGTACCCGGCAAGCTCGATTACATCCTGCACTTCGCCTCACCCGCTTCGCCGATCGACTATCTAAAGATTCCGATCCAGACCCTGAAGGTAGGCTCCCTGGGTACGCACAACCTACTGGGCTTGGCCCGCGTGAAAGGTGCCCGGATGCTGATTGCCAGCACGTCGGAAGTGTACGGCGACCCGGAAGTTCACCCGCAGGTAGAGGAGTACTTCGGCAACGTAAACCCCGTTGGCCCCCGTGGCTGCTACGATGAGGCCAAGCGTTTCCAGGAGGCTATTACCATGGCCTACCACAATCACCACGGCCTGGAAACCCGTATCGTCCGCATCTTCAATACCTATGGCCCGCGGATGCGCCTCAACGACGGCCGCGTGTTGCCGGCATTCCTGAGCCAGGCCCTGCGCGGCGAGAATTTGACCGTATTCGGCGACGGTTCACAGACCCGCTCGTTCTGCTACGTGGATGACTTGGTGGACGGTATCTACCGCCTGCTGTTGAGCGACTACGCGCTGCCCGTGAACATCGGCAACCCCGACGAAATCACCATCAAGGAGTTCGGCGAAGAAATTGCCAAGCTCATGAACGTAGAGTTCAAGCCCACCTACCAGGAGCTACCCCAGAACGACCCGATGAAGCGTAAGCCGGACATCAGCAAGGCCCGCGAGATTCTGGGCTGGGAGCCCAAAATAGACCGTGCGGAAGGCCTGCGTCGCACGCTGGAATACTTCAAAGAGCACATCAGCGAGGTAACCGCTGGGTCGATTGATAACACGCCACGCACTTTCTAG
- a CDS encoding sugar 3,4-ketoisomerase, whose translation MIEFPKLGAPEIGYISVTEQLKQLPFEVQRTFWTYYTPESIVRGRHAHHATEQVLVAVAGRITVTTEMPNGTVSVYRLEDPYVGLYVPPNAWHTMQYSHSAVQLVFASLPYDEKDYIRNYEKFKEIWNTLQR comes from the coding sequence TTGATTGAGTTTCCCAAGCTAGGGGCTCCCGAGATTGGCTACATTTCTGTTACCGAGCAGTTGAAGCAGCTGCCGTTCGAAGTGCAGCGTACGTTCTGGACGTACTACACGCCCGAAAGCATCGTGCGCGGCCGCCATGCACACCATGCCACTGAGCAGGTACTGGTTGCGGTAGCGGGCCGTATTACTGTGACAACGGAAATGCCAAATGGCACTGTCAGCGTGTACCGGCTGGAGGACCCCTATGTCGGGCTGTATGTGCCCCCGAATGCGTGGCACACTATGCAATATTCGCACTCTGCAGTGCAACTGGTTTTCGCCTCGCTGCCTTACGACGAGAAAGACTATATCCGTAATTACGAGAAGTTCAAGGAGATATGGAACACACTGCAGCGATAG